ACCGTTCGGGATCGTGGTCAGCGACGCTGCGCCCGGCCCTCTCACGGACTCTTTCCTTGTCCCGCCTCCTGACGACCCCAATCATCCGATCCTTACCGTACGTGTCACCTGGGAAGGGTACCAGGAAGTGTATCACGAGGTTGTCTTTGAGTATGGACTTCAGAAAGGTCCGGCCCCAAGCATCTCCGGGCAGGTTACGCCGCCGAAAGCCGAGCTGCCCGTCGAGGACACGGATATTGACAACGTCCCGCCAGAAGTGGAAGAAGATGAACCACCAATACCACCCGTGCGCGAGGGTAAGCAGGTCGTGCGGCGATGGTATACGCATCCGTCCGGAAACTATCGATTGCCTCTGCCTGACGGCTGGAATGTGGCCGCAAAACATCTATTCGATGAGGTGAACGTTGACTATGATACGCTCATGCCACTGGATCAGGGCATGGCGCTGATCTGCGCCCGCGGCCTGAGCGACCACAAGGGCGAGCAGGCCGGGCGAATCCTTTCGGAGTACGCGCAGCGGTTGCTGAAACAGAACCCCGGCTCACGGTCCGCCGACTTTCGGGTCGGCTTCGCGCCGGCCGTGCAGGTGGTCTGCCATGATCCCAAGGACAAGGTCATGCACTGGTACTTCAAACTGTTCGAAAGGGGCAGTAGCTACAATCTGTTTGTCGTCATGCCGGCGGCGAAGACCATGGAACGGATGCCGACAATGGTCGAAGACCTGCTGGCAAAGGCGCAGATGAAGGGGGAATGGTAGCAGATCCGCGAGGTCTATGGGGCTTCTTGCTTAGGGATACGGCAGTTGGAAAATCAGCCGGGTTCGGTCAGCAGCCTTTGGTATTCCTGTTTTTGATAATCGAGCAGTTGGATGCCCATGCCGCCCTTATAAATCAAGTAAGATGAAGGAGTTGTCTTTTTGCTCCAGACAATAAATCCAGCCATTTTTACATGGCTGTTTTTGCATTGAATTTCAATATTGATGCCGCTTCTTGAGGGAAATGCGTTCGCGGTTTGGATGAATACACCACGGCGTGAAATATCTCCGGTTAACGATTGGAAGGATTGTCCATCATAGGTAAAACGGATCGGGATCTTTTTTATCACCCGGTCATCCCTTCTTTTTTCCATAAAATCTCTCCGCAGCACAATAAAATATATGAATAATATATGCGCTAAAAAATCAAAATTGTCAATTTTATTTATCCCTTTTTCAGTACTGTAAAACAGGATTTTATTTAAGGCACAAGGTGAAAAAATCATTGCCGGTCATTGACATTTGGGACAATTACCCGCAAAATGCAAGCATAGTGATGCTAGACGCCTCGCAGGACCTCGGCGTAGCATCACTATGCTGAGGTCTTCCGAAGCATTCAGTGATGCTATTGTAGCTTTATCAGCAAGGAGAAACAGAAATGAGAAACAGGGTGGTTTTATTAACGATCCTGTGTTTTGTCTGCACGCAGGTCGTGCCGGTCATGGCCCAGGAGACCAGCGTCATCGACAAAATCCTGAAGGATGGGAAAAAAGCGTACATGGACGGCAATTACCAGGAGGCAGTGATCAAGTTTTCCCAGGC
This is a stretch of genomic DNA from Candidatus Aminicenantes bacterium. It encodes these proteins:
- a CDS encoding PilZ domain-containing protein, which produces MEKRRDDRVIKKIPIRFTYDGQSFQSLTGDISRRGVFIQTANAFPSRSGINIEIQCKNSHVKMAGFIVWSKKTTPSSYLIYKGGMGIQLLDYQKQEYQRLLTEPG